One Miscanthus floridulus cultivar M001 chromosome 11, ASM1932011v1, whole genome shotgun sequence DNA window includes the following coding sequences:
- the LOC136491697 gene encoding uncharacterized protein, producing the protein MPSFESDLEVNLEDDLDHQTASKEEPEPLPVEEVIFNSLEMARKKEEDWSHRAIMQKETNYYILKRVIKISKEEERHHEEKEECRYQEEEHCRQEEETEQRLVMDTERHLCRAERKKRKEEHR; encoded by the coding sequence ATGCCGTCATTTGAGTCGGACCTTGAGGTGAACCTCGAAGACGATCTGGACCATCAGACCGCATCGAAGGAGGAACCAGAACCTCTTCCGGTGGAGGAGGTCATCTTCAACTCGTTGGAGATGGCtcggaagaaggaggaggactgGAGCCACCGCGCCATCATGCAGAAGGAGACCAATTACTACATCCTGAAGCGCGTCATCaagatctccaaggaggaggagcgccatCATGAGGAGAAGGAGGAGTGCCGCTACCAAGAGGAGGAGCACTGCCGCCAggaggaggagaccgagcagcGTCTTGTGATGGACACAGAACGACACCTATGTAGGGCTGAGCGGAAGAAGCGCAAAGAGGAGCACCGGTAG